GTTGACGAAGTACCCGGCCGCGACGCTCTGCGCGTGCGGATCACTTTCCAGCAGCAGGGTCAGGCCGCTCGGCAAAACATGCTTCATGCCGGCACCGCCTGGCCCAGCGTGAACAGGCTGGCGTTTTGCATGGGCTGGTAGTCGTGCAGGAAGCGGTTCACGTCCGTCAGGGTCAGGGCGTCCAGTTCGCGGCGCAGATCCCCCAGGTCACGTACCCGCCCGAACAGCGTCAGGTCGCGGGTGAGGGCCACCGCCCGGCTGCGGGCCGACTCGCCGCCGAACACGATGCTGGCGCTGAGGCCCGCGTGGGCCCGCCGGAACTCGGCTTCACCCAGGCCCGCCGGCAGGCGCCGCAGCTCCGCGCAGATCACATCCAGCGTTTCCGGCAGGCGCCCCGGGGTACTGCCCGCGTAGACGCTCAGGAAGCCCTGCCCGGCCAGCACCAGCGCTGAAGCGCCGACCGCGTAGGCCAGCCCGCGTTCCTCGCGCACCGCGTGAAAGAGGCGGCTGCTGCTGCCGCCCGACAGCGCCGTGAGGGCCAGTTGCCAGGCCAGCCAGTCCGGGTGCGTGGGGGCCACGCCCGGCGCGGTGAGTTGCAGGTGCGTCTGCTCGGCCTCGGGGTCATCGAAATGGCGCCTCAGGCCGCCCTGAAAATGCACGGGGATCACGGTGTATTCACCGGCCAGCCACTCCGCGAACGTCCGTTCCACCAGCGCCTGTGCCTCCCCGGCGCTCAGGTCGGCCACCAGCCCCAGCACGCTGCCCGCCTGACCATAGCGGCCATAGTGCTCACGCAAACTTGCGGGCGTGACGTTCGCCAGGCCTTCCAGCGTGCCGGTGGCCGGGTGACCGTACCCCGCGCCCCCATCCGCCTCCCGGCGCGGGAAAGTGTGGGCGCGGGCCTGCACGCCCAGCAGGTCGGATGGGCTGTCCCGCAGGGCTTCCAGGTCCTGGCGGGCCAGGTCCAGCAGCACCGGCACTTCCGCCTCCGGCAGGGCCGGGCGCAGCAGCACGTCCGCCACGAGGCTCAGCGCGGCAGGCAGGTCTTCCAACAGGCCGCTGACGCTCAGGCGCGTGGCTTCCGGGCCGACCCCCCCGCCCCGGCGCACCCCCAGGTCATCGAAGGCGTCCTGAAGCTGCCGGGCGTCGCGGCCCGCCGCGCCCTTGAACAGCCACTCCTCCAGCACCGCGGCCGAACCTTCCCGGCCCACGGGGTCGTGCGCGCTGCCCAGCGGCAGGCGCAGATCGAAAGCGAACCCCGGCCCGGAGCGGGACTCGAAGGCGCAGCTGAACCCCCCACTGAACTGAAACACGTGAACCGAA
The DNA window shown above is from Deinococcus fonticola and carries:
- a CDS encoding M16 family metallopeptidase produces the protein MPGSSVHVFQFSGGFSCAFESRSGPGFAFDLRLPLGSAHDPVGREGSAAVLEEWLFKGAAGRDARQLQDAFDDLGVRRGGGVGPEATRLSVSGLLEDLPAALSLVADVLLRPALPEAEVPVLLDLARQDLEALRDSPSDLLGVQARAHTFPRREADGGAGYGHPATGTLEGLANVTPASLREHYGRYGQAGSVLGLVADLSAGEAQALVERTFAEWLAGEYTVIPVHFQGGLRRHFDDPEAEQTHLQLTAPGVAPTHPDWLAWQLALTALSGGSSSRLFHAVREERGLAYAVGASALVLAGQGFLSVYAGSTPGRLPETLDVICAELRRLPAGLGEAEFRRAHAGLSASIVFGGESARSRAVALTRDLTLFGRVRDLGDLRRELDALTLTDVNRFLHDYQPMQNASLFTLGQAVPA